From the Limanda limanda chromosome 2, fLimLim1.1, whole genome shotgun sequence genome, one window contains:
- the ier2b gene encoding immediate early response 2b: MSATAAMEVNAEARRILAVSISKLYASRSQRGGLRLHRSLLLSLVMRSARDIYHSSRESELQLAAAESMEPGSWDQIESSSEPQTPVESPVEEPDCDEKEFDGESTEDKENQGPARQSRKRRGKVSAAPDFLPSKRARLEPGEERYAAGLGSCRAGAVESLSALSLNRVIPAF; encoded by the coding sequence ATGAGTGCCACAGCCGCGATGGAGGTGAACGCCGAAGCCCGACGGATCCTGGCGGTGTCGATCAGCAAGCTGTACGCGTCCCGGAGCCAGAGGGGGGGCCTGCGGCTGCACCGGAGCCTCCTGCTGTCCCTGGTCATGAGGTCCGCCCGGGACATCTACCACTCCTCCCGGGAGAGCGAGCTGCAGCTGGCCGCCGCGGAGTCCATGGAGCCCGGCTCCTGGGATCAGATCGAGTCCTCCTCCGAGCCCCAGACCCCCGTCGAGTCCCCGGTGGAGGAGCCGGACTGCGACGAGAAGGAGTTCGATGGTGAATCCACGGAGGACAAAGAGAACCAGGGTCCGGCGAGGCAGTCCAGGAAGCGCCGGGGGAAGGTGTCCGCGGCGCCGGACTTCCTCCCCAGCAAGAGGGCGAGGCTGGAGCCCGGGGAGGAGCGCTACGCGGCCGGGCTGGGGAGCTGCCGAGCCGGGGCCGTGGAGTCCCTGAGCGCCTTGTCTCTGAACCGGGTTATACCTGCCTTCTGA
- the LOC133021320 gene encoding syntaxin-10 — translation MSVEDPFFVVKGEVQKALSRARSLYDRWEELLQDGTQVSRDELDWSTNELRNCLRAIDWDLEDLSETISIVESNPGKFKLEDNELQERRDFVERTRKSVLEMKDQLSSPSAVAQAEKKNRQALLASSGQDKSTGLEAHLVSANSRYIQDQQEQQQLILHKQDDQLELVSGSIRVLKDMSGRIGDELDEQTVMLGDFGDEMDQTSSRMDSVLKKLEKVSHMTSSRRQWCAIGVLVAIMIVVLILFFAL, via the exons ATGTCGGTGGAGGACCCGTTCTTCGTCGTGAAGGG ggaGGTGCAGAAGGCCCTCTCTCGGGCTCGCAGCCTCTATGACCGGTGGGAGGAGCTTCTGCAGGACGGGACCCAG gTCAGTCGGGATGAGCTGGACTGGAGCACCAATGAGCTGAGGAACTGCCTGAGGGCCATCGACTGGGACCTGGAGGACCTCAGTGAAACCATCA GTATCGTGGAGTCGAATCCAGGGAAGTTCAAACTCGAAGACAATGAACTTCAGGAGCGGAGAGACTTTGTGGAGCGAACCAGGAAATCCGTCCTG gagatGAAAGATCAGTTGTCCAGCCCGTCTGCCGTAGCTcaggcagagaagaagaacaggcAG GCTCTGCTGGCTTCATCAGGCCAGGACAAGTCAACCGGACTGGAGGCTCACCTGGTGTCCGCCAACTCCAGATACATCCAGGACCAACAGGAACAACAGCAG ctcatcTTGCATAAGCAGGATGATCAGTTGGAGTTGGTGTCGGGCAGCATCAGAGTCCTCAAAGACATGTCAGGACGTATTGGAGACGAGCTGGAtgaacaaacagt CATGTTGGGGGATTTTGGAGACGAGATGGACCAGACGTCGTCCCGCATGGACTCGGTcctgaagaagctggagaaggTGTCTCACATGACCAGCA gtCGGAGGCAGTGGTGCGCCATCGGTGTGCTGGTCGCCATCATGATCGTGGTGCTCATCCTCTTCTTCGCTCTCTGA